The window CAAAGGCACCAATATCAAACTGTTAGAACAATGTTTCATTCGGGgtcgccttcttcttcttcttcgcggGTGCTTATCCCCACTGATGATAGAGTACAACAACATTTGATAAGTGGAATGAGGCCTGACAGAGTACAACAACATTTGATGGGTGGCATGGAGCCGAGGAGGAATAATATTGTAAGCATATCTGAAGATCCCAGGGAACAAGATATCATGACGGTTGACCAAACTTTGTTAGTAACAGAACTTGTTAGTCCGAGGTCGAGAATGGAGACACAACACGAAAGAATAGTCTTCTTGACATTCTCCAAAGGCTACCATGTTACTGAAACTCAACTTAGAGATTTTTTTGTCGggtaatataaacataaataactatATCTTTTACATGCAATgagtttttataataaaaaaaacctttcATTGCAGACGATTTGGAGAGATAATAGAAGACTTGATTATGCAAGATGTACCATTGGAGGAGCAACCACTTTATGCGCGCATGCTTGTGCATTCCTCAAATGAAGTGGAGAAGGTTCTTGGAGGTCAAAATCGTGTTAGGTTCACCATCAATGGAAAACATGTTTATGGTCGGAAGTATGTCAAGAGAAATCCTAAAGCAACCACCAGCTCGGTTTCCCACAAAAACTCTCCACCGCCATCTCCTGCTGCCGCCACAACATCCGAATAGACCAACGCCATATCTTTTTGTCTAGAAtttgattaaaacaaaattcaaaggGTTATTTAAAACTTGTGATAATTCacatatttcattaaaattcatCAATTAAATCCATCAGGTCTATATGGATAAGAGATAATATACTAGGGTTTTCTAGAGACAATGAACTATCCCATCGAAGAAACGATACTTGGAAATGAAGATCTCCAGCAGTCCAACCAAGGGtttttctcttcttcctttGTCACTAAAATAAACAGATAATTTTCTATGCCAACTAGCCGACTCCATATTCTAATTAATAGAGTGGATCTGGTCTTTTAAGGTTTTTttctgtttatataattttactaaaatattttggaatgaaatttgaaacttttttgtttttgttttatttgagtcaaattttgtgttatttaataaagagagagaaggagagatCAAGTCTTAATAGCAAAATatgacaataaaattaaattcactCATAACCGACATGAGTTTCAAAACACAGTTGAGTGATGAGAGAGTCAACCTTTCCTTCTAATAAATTGttgtttaaaagaaattttttttaacaaatttctttttttgACAAAGGgtcctacattaaaaaaaacaaataaatttcttTTGAAACCACCAATAAAATTATCAAGAGAACCACAAACATCCTAATTGAATCACCTAGCTCCCTTGGCCTCATTCTTGAAGTGAATGAAGAAAatgcaaaatatttaaataaaattaatattttcagtTATGATATATGAAGCTGGAACCATTACCAAATTAAACTATGAATAATGGAGGATGGTTTATTATGGCAAGGCCCCAACCACTCAATAATTATTACATTCCACTAGGTTGAGGGTCTTGTTACTAAATTTGTAGTTGGAATCCCTTTACCTTTTCTgggtaaaaatataatatattattattttttaattacacCCTTCCCTACACATCCCAAGTGCTAAATTTGTCTAATTTCCATAATCTTTTTGTGTCAACTTCTTTATTTCCTTTATTGAAAAAACTATTTACAATGGTTGTTTATATTCcacttatatattatttattcccctcaaattggtaaaataaataaataaaccatcCTATCTATGGCACTGACTTATTTTTTGGTGATCACAATAGTATTTCCTCCTACTCCAACAAAAGTTGGAgacaaacaatattttaattcaaaatagaaTTGCCTAATAAACATCGTCCAGTCATTCCAAGACCTTCTTTCAAccaactatttttaaaatatttttttttttttactttttataaccttttaagttatttaaataatcataacaaaaacaaaaatatcactcaattattaattaaaattactaaaatatactatattttaaattattattttttattttatcattatatattaatatattttaagtctttttataaaaaaataatatttttttcattattcttttaaaatatcaattagttatttaaataacccaaatataaaacaaggccttaattttctataaactaatttttgGTGTAATAGTTGTTGAACAATCAAAATTGATAAAAGAGTTTGTTGGTTAAAAAAATGAGGTTTGAAGGTTTTGAAAAACTCATATGAAAAGGAAGGAAAAGTGATGGGTTGTACTAGACCTGCTGTAGATTCATTTCCAATATTGTCTTAAAAAAATAgctatttgtaaataaaataaggtGGTTTAATTAGCACAAATCATCCGCTAATCGAAATCGTGCCGAAATCGTACTCTCTCACAAAGTATTACATTTTAACCATTCATATGAGAGAAGAAATAGAagtttagtaaaaaataatccTAGATCTCTTAgatatattatgatattatattttctatatataataaaatatcgttAAGTTATACACCCCGGTTAAGGGAATTTTAAGGATTCTTTGATTCTTTTATGTTGCACACACCTTTTCTaatactttttcaaaattacaaatcttttttttttttttttcaaattatttaattctttttttataaatttataaattatataattatataaatataaaatatatataattaaaattaaatatattaaattaaatcattaaaataaaatttatcttaaatagtatacaataaaataaaatatattaaataaaaaataaaataagatgcATTCCCCAAAAAGTTcaaatttagtaaaataaaatataaaatatatattttatcaaaacaatacattaataaacattaatataaaatatattacataaatattaaaataaaatatattaaataaaaactaaatttatattttataaaaaaacttattttattttataaaaagaatatatttttttaatatatttgattttaatatttatataatatatttgattttaat is drawn from Impatiens glandulifera chromosome 3, dImpGla2.1, whole genome shotgun sequence and contains these coding sequences:
- the LOC124929618 gene encoding uncharacterized protein LOC124929618 encodes the protein MNTVPVSVEELKQFHTIDRDMYGKLIFSLHHDPLMSIRIMSFWLWLECSGNCRNFMSHLHSFPSLLLNSVVLETISCICYLDDSSILSLSNINVVGIPFLLNIIGNNTFSIQYLIDNRAIVLESMQKISVNVCSRAFDDLLSRILLQRHQYQTVRTMFHSGSPSSSSSRVLIPTDDRVQQHLISGMRPDRVQQHLMGGMEPRRNNIVSISEDPREQDIMTVDQTLLVTELVSPRSRMETQHERIVFLTFSKGYHVTETQLRDFFVGRFGEIIEDLIMQDVPLEEQPLYARMLVHSSNEVEKVLGGQNRVRFTINGKHVYGRKYVKRNPKATTSSVSHKNSPPPSPAAATTSE